A window of Komagataella phaffii GS115 chromosome 1, complete sequence contains these coding sequences:
- a CDS encoding Protein involved in proteolytic activation of Rim101p in response to alkaline pH, giving the protein MSFNLLSVPLRTSKPIPLGESLKELINNQYYQTSAAFKSDIEEIDQLRNDVLSIEPNNDGLALLKRYYVQLASISQKLPDYFMEYPWFGTLGYQVTGPVALKSLYFERINIAYNIAATYSIIGLNEPRATGEGLKKSCIYFQYSSGAFESVLKLVEQKPKELTLPIDLSVNIMKTLAKLMLAQAQECFWQKAVSNTLKDNVIARLAFQVSQFYDEALSMAYKCDILKSEWIEHMSCKKLHFKAAAQFRLACVAVAASRHGEEIARLRIANTICETASREAKYHLPSVSSDLESLSKIIKDSLRRSERDNDLIYLQEVPNESDLPPIVAASMVEPKPIVELNSAECAKDTKKYGKILFHDLMPYLVIEIAQAFRERQDSYVVKHIKEPMEMLTKILHTILAENGLPALIDTIQRPQRLPTNILEHCQILNERGGMDKLKVFFEDISKLRHKSEQVLQNCVELLQMEESENEEMRRKHGSQRWNFADSREASADVRKSVQALEGYLKQAHDGDQVIWNDFEQLKPLLSMMSAPNSTKLLEEFVPNSKFVRLPPELNRIVNELRADVNQVKKLASQRETFINTVKVKSTDLSILPLVVSHYKKLQQNNINTITTELFEEVFRRQVSNFDSDIRFVQKHRDNQIELEKHIKSLVQQFNQLRGNIDASQERQNALQLLDDAYNGYLDLVNNLTQGLSFYNDFTGKANDVYLRCQEFYNFRKQEAMKLEQEIYAVFEQGKSPQKKQLEDQVSDQPKSEVKSSKGYSNELWNPDVGIKFG; this is encoded by the coding sequence ATGAGCTTCAACCTGCTAAGTGTTCCTTTACGAACGTCAAAGCCGATACCGTTAGGCGAAAGCCTAAAAGAGCTTATCAACAATCAGTACTACCAGACATCTGCTGCGTTCAAATCGGATATCGAAGAGATCGACCAACTAAGAAATGATGTCCTATCAATAGAACCAAACAATGATGGACTTGCATTGCTCAAGAGATACTATGTACAGTTAGCCAGCATTAGCCAAAAACTCCCTGATTATTTTATGGAGTATCCCTGGTTTGGAACATTAGGATACCAAGTAACTGGCCCCGTAGCTCTAAAATCCCTCTATTTCGAAAGAATCAATATAGCGTACAACATCGCAGCGACGTATTCAATCATAGGTTTAAACGAGCCCAGAGCTACAGGAGAAggcttgaaaaaatcatgCATTTATTTTCAGTATAGTAGTGGGGCATTCGAAAGTGTACTGAAGCTAGTGGAGCAAAAACCGAAAGAGCTGACACTTCCCATTGATCTTAGTGTTAACATTATGAAAACCCTGGCTAAACTCATGCTGGCTCAGGCCCAGGAATGTTTTTGGCAAAAGGCTGTTTCTAACACTTTAAAAGATAACGTTATTGCAAGGTTGGCCTTTCAAGTATCTCAATTTTACGATGAAGCTCTGTCTATGGCTTACAAGTGCGATATTTTAAAGTCTGAATGGATAGAACATATGAGTTGCAAGAAGCTGCATTTTAAGGCTGCGGCCCAATTTAGACTTGCTTGTGTGGCAGTCGCTGCTTCTAGACATGGAGAGGAAATAGCAAGATTAAGGATTGCAAATACCATTTGCGAAACAGCATCTAGAGAAGCCAAGTATCACCTTCCCTCTGTATCTTCCGATTTGGAGAGTCTTTCGAAGATAATCAAAGACTCTTTAAGAAGAAGTGAACGTGATAATGATCTAATATATCTGCAGGAAGTTCCTAATGAATCAGATCTTCCTCCAATTGTTGCAGCATCTATGGTTGAACCTAAGCCAATAGTTGAGTTAAATTCAGCTGAATGTGCGAAAGATACAAAGAAATACGGCAAAATCCTTTTCCATGATCTTATGCCATACTTAGTGATTGAAATTGCACAGGCATTTAGAGAGAGGCAGGATTCTTATGTTGTAAAGCATATCAAGGAGCCCATGGAGATGCTGACAAAGATTCTTCACACAATCCTTGCTGAAAATGGACTTCCGGCGTTGATAGATACCATACAAAGGCCTCAAAGATTGCCAACCAACATCCTTGAACATTGTCAAATACTCAATGAAAGGGGTGGCATGGACAAACTTAAGGTATTTTTCGAAGATATCAGCAAGCTAAGACACAAAAGTGAGcaagttctccaaaacTGTGTCGAATTGCTACAAATGGAAGAGTCCGAAAATGAGGAAATGAGAAGGAAGCATGGATCACAGAGGTGGAATTTTGCTGACTCTAGGGAGGCATCAGCAGATGTCAGGAAAAGTGTACAGGCACTAGAGGGCTATTTGAAACAGGCCCATGATGGTGATCAAGTGATCTGGAATGACTTCGAACAATTGAAGCCACTACTAAGCATGATGAGTGCTCCTAATTCAACTAAATTACTGGAAGAATTTGtaccaaattcaaaattcGTCAGACTTCCTCCAGAATTGAACCGAATCGTTAACGAATTAAGAGCTGATGTTAATCAGGTCAAAAAGCTCGCATCGCAAAGGGAAACTTTTATTAATACAGTTAAAGTAAAAAGCACCGACCTGTCCATATTGCCCTTGGTAGTTTCCCATTATAAGAAATTACAACAAAACAACATTAATACGATCACGACGGAATTGTTCGAAGAAGTGTTCAGACGACAGGTTAGCAACTTCGATTCTGATATCAgatttgttcaaaaacaCAGGGACAACCAAATCGAGTTAGAGAAGCATATTAAATCTTTGGTCCAACAATTCAATCAGCTTAGAGGGAATATAGATGCCTCGCAAGAACGCCAAAATGCACTTCAGTTGTTGGACGATGCCTATAACGGATACCTTGATTTGGTAAACAACCTCACACAGGGACTTAGTTTTTACAATGATTTCACTGGAAAGGCAAATGATGTCTATTTGAGATGTCAAGAATTCTACAACTTTCGTAAACAAGAAGCCATGAAGCTGGAGCAGGAAATATATGCTGTATTTGAACAAGGTAAATCTCCTCAGAAAAAACAACTAGAAGATCAGGTTTCAGATCAACCAAAAAGTGAAGTCAAGTCTTCAAAGGGTTATTCTAATGAGCTGTGGAACCCCGACGTTGGAATTAAATTTGGCTAG
- a CDS encoding RNA-binding subunit of the mRNA cleavage and polyadenylation factor produces MDVYHQFLEPTVCTHSLSANFTNSVKNDLIIAKGTLLQIFEVINVTIENKQDEEQPDLELNGAAFGIGEINEDALNVAAIDFSQNVKLSLVAEYKLDGLVTDLCKIRTIEDSHHDYVLVATKGVKFSMIKWDQSSNSISTVSLHHYKKIVENSLIDKFNVDTKLIADPNNHCSCLLANEILFFLPFLQHEVDEELDGKFVENKKLYSNTFLQFSNDLQPNIKTIIDIEFLHGYSEPTLAVLYTSFPTCTGALPKAKDTVSLQVFSLNLQNKASTSIIEVNNLPYDTDRILPLSSPLNGCLLIGANQIIHLNSMGTAKGISCNLFAAKCSNFKLSDQSNLDLRLEKCVLGQVYNDKVILITEKGAFYAFSFDIVGGVSSINEIQKIAAEKYQGLVLSLPTMFTNIDGKTFFIGCQGSDSVLFGSKARLNTQNVDVNGKSKVITEEDALYEEDLYADDIQNVAQGIDHIDFVKLDSLLNIGPITNFTTGSIEYRSKLQGLPNPNWNDECIIAAGGLHESGQLSLIQPTISPTVRSSLTFNNVEKLWTLEDENGDSHYLITTDSKKANTEVFLVKQNYKHYSSKGFVTGTFTKHIAVIPGKDGTGSYGESRIVQVTAENVILYDFKLKKLLSLSYEGDDIVSVDTFENYMLITKESGMADILHYDEEIEAVEHGDKKESDGETSSKKSKTSKKGRKRRRKEEKMEAFRVNHKLDVIPLPKALSQNDYIFITGCIANSDILNKVDIGYNNIILENGEKGKKSLVFFLVTAENSIVMFLENHKEKVFKLSEAKDFSTFLNIELIKVGEIGQPDPFIKQITVSEIGDEIEKQVYLTILTIGGEVIIYKQVLNKDSGTFQFIKDNYSANITITGAPDNAYPQGTKLERRLIKLNNIGDSKLSTLFVVGVKSFWITKRHSSSINIHQFTKLSTISCARFNTSRCKNGLMIIDTNKAARMVEIPSNLELSQRLPIRRVPVGCTIKCVAFHKASRTFVVSTVEETPYNCVDEEGNPIVGVDNTINKPASSFKSSIKLISPISWTVIDSFDLEDEHVCMSLKSMTLNTSRIPMFKNLKEYLVLGISNYRMEDLASNGQIRIVDVVDIIPEPGKPETNHKFKDIFQDATKGAVTSVSDISGRFVIGQGQKIIVRDLQEDNTALPVGFVDTPFYVSETKSFQNLLLVGDSMHSVILVGFDAEPYRMISLGKDVAHVDVCAADFVVFEGNLFIIIADEDGMLHLIQYDPEDPASMQGQRLLRRSIFKTNQYTTCMKMRERKYVIKPPKNQFTNFSEAFEVVAANSDGSFYKVTPISEATYRRLYVIQQQIFDQENHKCGLNPRENRYLSDQYSIPNQRLILDFDNIRRFLEFDEIKKRDLVHKLGRNTYSEFYRDLLNLQEL; encoded by the coding sequence ATGGATGtttatcatcaatttcttgaaccGACGGTTTGCACGCACTCTCTGTCTGCAAATTTTACGAACTCTGTCAAGAATGATTTGATAATCGCCAAGGGGACACTCTTACAGATCTTTGAAGTCATCAATGTTACCATAGAAAACAAGCAGGACGAAGAACAACCAGACTTGGAGTTAAATGGTGCTGCTTTTGGTATTGGTGAAATCAATGAAGATGCACTGAATGTGGCGGCAATTGATTTTTCTCAGAATGTCAAGTTGTCACTTGTGGCAGAATACAAGTTGGACGGTCTTGTGACAGACCTGTGCAAGATACGAACTATCGAAGATTCACATCATGATTATGTGCTGGTTGCTACGAAGGGAGTCAAATTTTCTATGATCAAATGGGATCAATCATCGAATTCCATATCAACGGTCAGTTTACATCATTACAAAAAGATTGTGGAGAATTCGTTGATAGATAAATTCAATGTCGACACGAAGTTAATTGCAGATCCCAATAACCATTGCTCGTGTTTGCTAGCTAATGAGATCTTGTTTTTTCTACCGTTTTTACAGCATGAGGTGGATGAAGAACTAGATGGTAAATTCGTAGAGAACAAAAAGCTGTATTCTAACACTTTTTTGCAGTTTTCCAATGACTTGCAGCCAAACATCAAAACTATTATAGATATTGAATTCCTGCATGGCTACTCGGAGCCAACTTTGGCTGTCCTATACACTTCTTTCCCTACGTGCACTGGCGCTCTTCCCAAAGCAAAGGATACTGTCAGCTTACAAGTTTTCTCATTGAATCTACAAAACAAAGCAAGTACCAGCATTATTGAAGTAAATAACCTTCCTTATGACACTGACAGGATTCTACCACTGTCTTCTCCTTTGAATGGATGCTTGCTCATCGGAGCGAATCAAATTATTCATCTAAATTCCATGGGTACCGCTAAGGGAATAAGTTGCAACCTGTTTGCTGCCAAGTGCTCTAATTTCAAACTAAGCGATCAATCAAACTTAGACTTGAGGCTTGAGAAATGTGTACTTGGACAAGTTTATAATGATAAAGTGATTCTGATCACCGAGAAGGGTGCCTTTTATGCTTTTAGctttgatattgttggAGGTGTCAGTTCGATaaatgaaattcaaaagatcgCTGCTGAAAAGTATCAAGGTTTAGTGCTTTCATTGCCAACCATGTTCACTAACATAGATGGGAAGACTTTCTTTATTGGATGCCAAGGTTCTGACAGTGTTCTGTTTGGTTCCAAGGCGCGCTTGAACACTCAGAATGTCGATGTCAACGGAAAATCAAAGGTTATAACTGAGGAAGATGCCTTAtacgaagaagatctttatGCAGACGATATTCAGAATGTGGCTCAAGGAATTGATCATATAGATTTTGTTAAACTAGACTCCCTGCTAAACATAGGCCCTATAACAAACTTTACAACTGGTTCTATTGAGTATAGATCCAAGCTGCAAGGTCTTCCGAATCCAAATTGGAATGATGAATGTATTATCGCAGCTGGAGGATTACATGAATCCGGCCAGTTAAGTCTTATACAGCCTACGATTTCTCCTACTGTGAGATCTTCCTTAACGTTTAATAATGTGGAGAAACTGTGGACCTTGGAGGATGAGAACGGAGATTCGCATTACTTGATTACAACTGACTCCAAAAAAGCCAACACTGAAGTGTTCTTGGTTAAACAAAACTACAAACATTACTCTTCCAAGGGATTTGTTACTGGGACTTTCACCAAACATATAGCAGTCATCCCTGGTAAGGATGGAACTGGTAGCTATGGAGAGTCACGTATAGTGCAAGTGACTGCTGAGAATGTGATACTTTATGATTTCAAGCtcaagaaacttttgtCATTGAGTTATGAAGGTGATGACATAGTGTCTGTTgatacttttgaaaactacATGCTAATTACTAAAGAGAGCGGTATGGCTGATATTTTGCACTATGACGAAGAGATTGAGGCAGTGGAGCATGGTGATAAAAAAGAGTCAGATGGAGAAACCTCCAGTAAAAAgtccaaaacttccaagaaagGTAGAAAAAGACGAAGGAAGGAGGAGAAGATGGAAGCATTTAGGGTGAATCACAAGCTCGATGTGATCCCACTCCCTAAGGCTCTTAGTCAAAATGACTATATTTTTATTACTGGATGTATTGCTAACTCTgacattttgaacaaagtgGATATAGGCTACAACAACATAATTTTagaaaatggagaaaaagGTAAAAAAAGTcttgttttctttcttgttaCAGCAGAGAATTCAATTGTGatgtttcttgaaaaccATAAGGAAAAGGTGTTCAAGTTGAGCGAGGCCAAAGACTTTTCGACTTTCTTGAACATCGAACTAATCAAAGTCGGTGAAATTGGCCAACCAGATCCCtttatcaaacaaatcaCCGTTAGTGAAATTGGTGACGAAATTGAAAAGCAGGTATACCTAACTATTTTGACCATTGGGGGTGAAGTGATAATCTATAAACAAGTGCTAAACAAGGACTCAGGTACATTCCAGTTTATCAAAGACAACTATTCCGCAAACATTACCATTACTGGCGCACCAGATAACGCTTATCCTCAGGGAACAAAGTTAGAGAGAAGATTGATAAAGTTAAACAATATAGGAGATTCCAAGCTCAGCACTCTATTCGTGGTAGGGGTGAAGTCTTTCTGGATTACGAAAAGACATTCTTCATCCATCAATATTCACCAATTTACAAAACTATCTACTATTTCTTGTGCCAGATTCAATACATCAAGATGCAAAAACGGTCTAATGATAATCGATACCAACAAAGCCGCCAGGATGGTAGAAATtccttcaaacttggaGTTGTCTCAAAGACTTCCAATTAGAAGAGTTCCAGTTGGTTGCACTATCAAATGTGTTGCATTTCATAAAGCATCTAGAACGTTTGTTGTCTCAACAGTGGAAGAAACTCCGTACAATTGTGTCGATGAGGAGGGAAATCCCATTGTTGGGGTGGACAACACAATAAACAAACCTGCCAGCTCGTTCAAGAGTTCAATTAAGTTGATATCGCCCATAAGTTGGACAGTAATTGATagttttgatttggaagacGAGCATGTGTGTATGAGTCTTAAATCCATGACTTTGAACACATCCAGAATTCCAATGTTTAAGAATCTGAAAGAATATTTGGTACTGGGTATCTCTAATTACCGTATGGAGGATCTTGCCTCAAATGGGCAAATTAGAATTGTCGATGTAGTGGACATCATTCCTGAACCAGGCAAACCTGAAACTAACCACAAGTTCAAGGACATCTTTCAGGATGCTACTAAGGGTGCAGTTACTTCAGTATCCGATATAAGTGGGAGATTTGTCATTGGCCAGGGTCAAAAAATTATTGTTCGTGATTTGCAAGAGGACAATACAGCTCTACCAGTAGGTTTCGTTGATACCCCATTTTATGTATCAGAAACCAagagtttccaaaatttgCTGCTGGTAGGTGATTCTATGCATAGCGTAATTCTTGTTGGGTTTGATGCCGAGCCTTACAGGATGATAAGTCTAGGAAAAGACGTTGCGCACGTTGATGTGTGTGCAGCCGATTTCGttgtctttgaaggaaattTATTCATAATTATTGCAGATGAGGACGGCATGTTGCACCTTATTCAATACGACCCCGAAGATCCAGCATCAATGCAAGGACAGAGACTGTTAAGAAGGTCAATATTCAAAACCAATCAATATACGACCTGTATGAAAatgagagaaagaaaatatgtCATAAAACCCCCAAAGAACCAATTCACAAACTTCTCGGAGGcatttgaagttgttgCTGCAAATTCAGATGGCTCTTTCTATAAGGTTACCCCAATTTCAGAAGCTACATACAGAAGACTGTACGTTATTCAACAACAGatctttgatcaagaaaatCACAAATGTGGATTGAACCCTAGAGAAAACAGATACTTGTCGGATCAGTATTCGATACCAAATCAAAGGCTAATCTTAGATTTTGACAATATCAGGCGATTCCTGGAGTTTGACGAGATTAAGAAACGTGATTTGGTGCATAAATTGGGCAGAAACACTTATTCTGAGTTTTACAGAGATCTCTTGAATCTACAGGAGCTCTAG
- a CDS encoding Delta 2-isopentenyl pyrophosphate:tRNA isopentenyl transferase produces the protein MLRLWKKMTKKSIINIIGTTGVGKSQLSIELAKRFNGEVINTDSMQMYKGLDIITNKHPIKEREGIPHHVMNHVDWKDEYFLHTFEKEALKAIEDIHGRGKIPILVGGTHYYLQSILFHNKVIKTGGSAKDEETSSTLTPHERQMIEGPPEELIGHLKELDPIVAEKFHPNDHRRIRRALEIYLLTKKPASAYYDRQREEERQQSSLRFNTLNVWLYADQTVLDARLDSRVDTMLTEGGLDEIQQLYGYYKSLDSQPNLQHGVWQVIGFKEFITWLNEPSEESLQAAVEQMKARTRQYARRQVKWIKKVLANELLKEKAHGYPNGGQIYILEATNLNQWKENVTSRALEITDAFLEFRHIEQPFASGHLIDLLPQEASSSEKERKKWKHYECDTCKDADGNKAIFVGDQYEIHLASRRHRSAMNKLKKRQEREHYITGKDAMKKAKCDKQESSQI, from the coding sequence ATGCTTAGATTATGGAAAAAGATGACTAAGAAGAGTATAATCAACATAATAGGAACTACAGGAGTTGGAAAATCTCAACTATCCATTGAGCTAGCCAAGAGGTTTAATGGGGAAGTCATCAATACGGATAGTATGCAAATGTACAAAGGACTTGATATAATAACCAATAAGCATCCCATTAAAGAAAGAGAGGGAATTCCTCATCATGTTATGAATCACGTAGATTGGAAGGATGAATATTTCCTGCATACgtttgaaaaagaagcaCTCAAGGCCATTGAAGATATCCACGGTAGGGGAAAGATCCCTATCCTGGTTGGAGGAACCCATTACTATTTACAATCTATTCTATTCCATAACAAGGTGATTAAAACAGGAGGTAGTGCAAAGGATGAAGAGACTAGTTCAACCCTTACCCCACATGAAAGACAAATGATTGAAGGACCTCCAGAAGAATTGATCGGACACCTGAAGGAATTAGATCCCATAGtggctgaaaagtttcatcCAAACGACCATAGACGTATAAGAAGAGCATTAGAAATATACTTACTGACAAAGAAGCCTGCTTCAGCATACTATGATCGGCAGAGGGAAGAGGAACGTCAACAGTCGTCATTGAGGTTTAACACTCTGAACGTTTGGCTATACGCAGATCAAACGGTGCTAGATGCTAGATTAGATTCCAGAGTAGACACAATGCTTACAGAAGGTGGCTTAGATGAGATTCAACAATTATATGGGTATTATAAGTCTTTGGATTCTCAGCCAAATCTGCAACATGGAGTTTGGCAAGTCATTGGGTTCAAGGAGTTTATCACATGGCTTAATGAACCTTCAGAAGAAAGTCTACAAGCTGCCGTGGAACAAATGAAAGCAAGAACAAGACAATATGCTAGAAGACAGGTGAAATGGATAAAGAAAGTCCTTGCCAACGAattgttgaaggaaaaagcACACGGATATCCCAACGGCGGCCAAATATATATTCTGGAAGCTACAAATTTAAATCAGTGGAAAGAAAACGTTACTTCAAGAGCATTAGAAATCACCGATGCTTTTTTAGAATTCCGACACATAGAACAACCCTTCGCCTCAGGCCACCTAATTGACTTACTACCCCAAGAAGCTTCCTCCTCCGAAaaggagagaaaaaaatggaaacaCTACGAATGCGACACGTGCAAAGATGCAGATGGGAATAAAGCTATATTCGTTGGTGATCAGTATGAGATACATCTTGCAAGTAGGAGGCATAGATCTGCAATGaacaaactgaagaaaagacAGGAGCGTGAGCATTATATTACAGGAAAAGATGCTATGAAGAAGGCCAAGTGTGATAAACAAGAATCTAGCCAAATTTAA
- a CDS encoding Essential splicing factor yields MAPVYVKGGAWTNVEDEILKAAVAKYGLTQWARVSSLLAKKTAKQCKARWEEWLNPRVNHLEWSRDEDAKLLRLARLMPNQWRSISNITGRTATQCVERYQKLLEEAGGVSSDLRHMELGLSGPGIESNAPVGAEFKLGDINLNPENKPAMLDTVDMDEEELEMLSEARARLANTQGKKAKRKVREKFLEESRYIAELQKRRELKQAGIGGTKKRKKQDNQVDYLSDVPFERAPYQGTYDVDDENLANLKEMEDYQLRANKYGIQDQDAQKQKRKRKREKEDEKKKDQMAQIVVFEELYPTKKKKLDLPEPGSVVGDEITDDAIIQATQQLIRRSQKQSFIGSTADELESESTNGKLDNVRPAPVSAKKERKRLVALIRTKFSQLPKPKNNFQITLPHESQAFVTGNENEIRDQYIDLGEAERRIKLHEEEEYFKSLSRRSQTIQRGLPLPSPTAIPSTNNLLQDLVDQEIMKMIESDYNQVNDVPGFRITQLTEEEKQQADLEIFEEITKNQDSFLKFQDHLRNLDLFKSFEYTKSFRNLRSQYLKTRIDDISKLESTINLQNEDIIDKHNQLIQSLEELQTLSIKLDMEYNVFGHFRENERMVIQVRTEALQDEADEAKKIQRKAELRYNNLLENLNH; encoded by the coding sequence ATGGCTCCTGTGTACGTGAAAGGAGGAGCTTGGACCAATGTTGAGGACgagattttgaaagctgCTGTGGCTAAGTATGGGTTGACGCAGTGGGCTCGAGTCAGTTCTTTACTTGCTAAGAAGACAGCGAAACAGTGCAAAGCTAGATGGGAAGAATGGTTGAACCCGAGAGTAAACCATCTTGAATGGTCTCGGGATGAAGATGCAAAATTGTTGAGACTGGCCAGACTTATGCCAAACCAATGGAGGTCCATTTCTAATATTACTGGGAGAACGGCGACTCAATGCGTCGAGCGATATcagaaacttttggaagaagctGGAGGAGTAAGTAGTGATCTAAGACACATGGAGCTAGGACTTTCAGGCCCAGGTATTGAGTCGAATGCACCAGTAGGTGCTGAGTTCAAACTTGGTGATATCAACTTGAATCCAGAGAACAAACCTGCCATGCTCGACACTGTAGATATGGACGAAGAGGAGTTGGAAATGTTAAGTGAAGCACGGGCCAGGTTGGCCAATACACAGGGCAAAAAAGCCAAACGAAAAGTTagagaaaagtttttggaagaaagtAGGTATATTGCCGAATTgcagaaaagaagagaattgAAACAGGcaggaattggaggaaccaaaaaaagaaagaaacaagataATCAGGTTGATTATTTATCTGATGTTCCTTTTGAAAGGGCTCCATATCAGGGAACTTatgatgttgatgatgaaaatttAGCCAATCTAAAAGAAATGGAGGATTACCAACTCAGGGCTAACAAGTATGGTATTCAAGATCAGGACGCTCAGAAGCAGAAGAGAAAACGAAAGagagagaaggaagatgagaagaagaaggatcAAATGGCTCAAATAGTGgtgtttgaagaactttaTCCCACtaaaaagaagaaactaGACTTGCCCGAACCCGGATCTGTGGTCGGTGATGAAATCACAGATGACGCCATTATTCAAGCTACGCAACAATTAATAAGGCGATCCCAAAAACAATCATTTATAGGAAGCACCGCTGATGAACTAGAATCAGAAAGTACTAATGGTAAATTGGACAATGTTAGGCCAGCACCTGTTTCTGCAAAGAAGGAGAGGAAACGATTGGTTGCTCTAATTCGAACCAAATTCTCCCAGCTGCCCAAGCCGAAGaataattttcaaattACTCTTCCCCACGAATCCCAAGCTTTTGTTACTGgtaatgaaaatgaaattcGTGATCAATACATCGATTTAGGAGAGGCAGAGAGAAGAATAAAGCTTcatgaagaggaagagtatttcaaatctctttcaagaagatcCCAAACGATTCAACGAGGGTTGCCATTGCCATCACCTACAGCAATTCCTTCTACGAACAACTTGTTGCAGGATCTAGTTGACCAAGaaataatgaaaatgatagaATCAGACTATAATCAGGTCAATGATGTTCCAGGGTTCAGAATCACACAATTAacagaggaagagaaacaacaaGCAGATTTGGAGatatttgaagaaataaCAAAGAACCAGGACAGCTTCCTGAAATTTCAGGACCATCTGAGAAATTTAGATCTGTTCAAATCATTTGAGTACACAAAGAGTTTCAGGAACCTCCGATCACAATATTTGAAAACCCGCATTGATGACATCTCAAAACTCGAATCCACAATTAATCTACAAAATGAGGATATCATTGACAAACACAACCAATTAATTCAAAGCCTTGAGGAGCTGCAGACTCTATCAATTAAACTTGACATGGAGTATAACGTCTTTGGTCACTTTCGTGAGAATGAACGCATGGTGATCCAAGTTCGAACTGAAGCACTTCAAGACGAAGCGGATgaagcaaagaaaattcaacGAAAGGCTGAACTCAGGTACaacaatcttcttgaaaatttaaATCACTAA
- a CDS encoding Putative protein, predicted to be an alpha-isopropylmalate carrier: MASAIPGPIPLPQSRYDLNTYMGRVKHCAGISDPSMLLNTSADVETAKTLISDFKNGKIKQMTPELWRAKRVLDSTIHPDTGETVLLPFRMSSCVLSNLVVTAGMLTPGLGSIGTLFWQVANQSLNVAINIANSNKSHPLSTRQLITNYTLAVTASCSVALGLNSIVPRLKSLAPNTRMILGRLVPFAAVVSAGVVNVFLMRGEEIKKGISVFDQDGNDVGLSKKAAFYAVGETAASRVINATPIMVIPPLILVKLQKGFLKGKGVGIQTFTNIGLICATSLIVLPFALAVFPQRQQIHVSKLETKFHNLTDSRGNKLNTVEFNRGI; encoded by the coding sequence ATGGCCTCTGCAATTCCTGGTCCCATCCCGCTGCCTCAGTCACGTTATGACCTCAACACATACATGGGGAGAGTAAAGCACTGTGCTGGAATTTCGGACCCCTCCATGCTGTTAAACACTAGTGCAGATGTAGAAACTGCGAAGACCCTGATCTCTGATTTTAAGAACGGAAAAATCAAGCAGATGACGCCAGAATTATGGAGGGCCAAAAGAGTTTTGGACTCCACTATTCATCCTGACACTGGGGAAACTGTGTTGCTTCCATTCAGAATGTCGTCATGCGTTTTGAGTAACCTGGTGGTGACAGCAGGTATGTTAACCCCAGGTCTTGGAAGCATAGGGACTCTTTTCTGGCAAGTGGCCAACCAGTCACTGAATGTTGCGATCAACATTGCAAATTCTAACAAGTCTCACCCATTGTCAACTCGTCAGCTTATAACGAATTACACCTTAGCTGTAACAGCCTCATGCTCGGTCGCCTTAGGGTTGAACTCGATTGTTCCAAGATTAAAGTCATTAGCTCCAAACACTAGAATGATCCTAGGAAGATTGGTTCCCTTTGCCGCTGTTGTATCTGCCGGTGTCGTGAACGTATTTTTAATGAGAGGagaagagatcaagaaagGTATAAGTGTTTTCGATCAAGATGGAAACGACGTGggtctttcaaagaaagccGCCTTTTACGCAGTTGGGGAGACTGCTGCTTCACGTGTTATTAATGCTACTCCGATTATGGTTATACCCCCGTTAATCCTAGTCAAATTGCAAAAAGGATTCTTAAAAGGAAAAGGTGTCGGAATTCAGACCTTTACTAATATTGGGTTGATCTGTGCCACCTCCTTGATTGTATTGCCATTTGCACTAGCTGTATTTCCCCAGCGTCAACAGATACATGTTTCTAAACTAGAGACAAAGTTCCATAATTTGACCGACTCTAGAGGTAATAAATTAAACACCGTAGAGTTCAATAGAGGTATATAA